A genomic segment from Amycolatopsis camponoti encodes:
- a CDS encoding MFS transporter: MRRSLLAVLGAGLFLVAVDATVLHAALPDLVRDLRPGSAAQVWIVAIYPLTAAPLLLPFGTLGDRFGRRRVLVTGYAVFGAASLGCAFAPDVPALLAARAALGCGGAMIMPVTMSLLRELFPDQRRRRTAIAVCSGVAGTGSVFGPVLGGVLVEAWGWRATFLVNPPVILVAVVAALRRLPRSPPGRRPWDALSAVLAAGGVLGIAFAAGPSGGGVLAGVAGCVLLGLFVLRQRSAAAPLLDLALFRRPGVPGAVGGVLLVMSTLVGLGVLLAQYLQVVLGLSPTAAAARLLLVLGASAVGSVTAPALLGRFGNARVRTAGFAVAGSSLAVPAAGGLTSWWLGAALVGSGFGMALALTSSTDTLLSAAPPGHAGGAAAVEKTGYELGAGLGTTAFGSLAATVYAARLVVPPGVPAQAARLATAGPVQAEAAAREFAAEGLSAAARAACTAGVQVATGVACGLFAVAAVVSALSRAGSRGVHTASV, translated from the coding sequence CGTGGACGCGACCGTGCTGCACGCCGCGCTCCCCGACCTCGTCCGGGACCTGCGCCCGGGCTCGGCGGCCCAGGTGTGGATCGTGGCGATCTACCCGCTCACGGCGGCGCCGCTGCTGCTGCCGTTCGGCACGCTCGGCGACCGCTTCGGGCGACGGCGCGTGCTGGTCACCGGCTACGCGGTGTTCGGCGCGGCGTCGCTGGGCTGCGCGTTCGCCCCGGATGTCCCGGCGCTGCTCGCCGCCCGGGCGGCGCTCGGCTGCGGTGGCGCGATGATCATGCCGGTGACGATGTCGCTGCTGCGGGAGCTGTTCCCCGACCAGCGGCGGCGGCGCACGGCGATCGCGGTCTGCAGCGGCGTCGCCGGGACGGGCTCGGTGTTCGGGCCGGTGCTCGGCGGCGTACTCGTCGAGGCGTGGGGCTGGCGGGCGACGTTCCTGGTGAACCCGCCGGTGATTCTCGTGGCGGTGGTCGCGGCGCTGCGCCGGCTGCCCCGGTCGCCGCCCGGGCGACGGCCGTGGGACGCGCTCAGCGCCGTCCTCGCGGCGGGCGGCGTGCTCGGGATCGCGTTCGCCGCCGGACCGTCGGGCGGCGGCGTTCTCGCCGGCGTGGCCGGGTGCGTCCTGTTAGGACTGTTCGTGCTGCGCCAGCGTTCCGCTGCGGCGCCGTTGCTGGATCTGGCGCTGTTCCGCCGCCCGGGCGTGCCGGGCGCGGTGGGCGGGGTGCTGCTGGTGATGAGCACGCTGGTGGGACTCGGGGTGCTGCTGGCGCAGTACCTGCAGGTGGTGCTGGGGCTGTCGCCGACGGCCGCGGCGGCGCGGCTGCTGCTGGTGCTCGGCGCGTCGGCGGTGGGCAGCGTGACGGCGCCGGCGCTGCTCGGCCGGTTCGGCAACGCACGGGTTCGCACCGCGGGGTTCGCGGTGGCGGGGTCGTCGCTGGCGGTGCCGGCGGCGGGAGGGTTGACGTCGTGGTGGCTGGGCGCGGCGCTGGTCGGGTCGGGGTTCGGGATGGCGCTGGCGCTGACGTCGAGCACGGACACGCTGCTGTCGGCGGCTCCGCCCGGCCACGCCGGCGGCGCGGCGGCGGTGGAGAAGACGGGGTACGAGCTGGGCGCGGGCCTGGGCACGACGGCGTTCGGTTCGCTGGCGGCGACGGTGTACGCGGCGCGGCTGGTCGTGCCGCCGGGAGTGCCGGCCCAGGCGGCCCGGCTGGCGACGGCGGGTCCGGTCCAGGCGGAGGCGGCGGCGCGGGAGTTCGCGGCGGAGGGGTTGTCGGCGGCCGCGCGGGCGGCGTGCACCGCGGGGGTACAGGTGGCGACGGGTGTCGCTTGCGGACTCTTCGCGGTCGCTGCGGTGGTTTCGGCACTCAGCCGGGCTGGAAGTCGAGGTGTCCACACGGCGTCCGTATAG
- a CDS encoding DICT sensory domain-containing protein produces the protein MPDADQRAGVLSKRALVTASHAVERAALAEGSGADTVVFALFQRLPYFERERDVYARIARKAAVTVVGMVDSGRPDLPHGVTPVLLRPDEPMAREWSVAVLSPTFGASVVAQDMDEVDPNASSVERARLFRGRWGLRRDEAYAEVVRLRDAMGDRLPPAVRRTVGEVLASVETPAAVDIESRAEAALRHVASRLDDARASAPAVPGPAVDPDTGLETLAGLTRWLGDATDTVPLGLVLVAVDDLTAVERRYGTRIRMHTEQNIADLLRAGLRPLDRAVRLGPGEFLVVQPAVPGAELTSRSRHLERRLAALHATYPFVDLHPRTTTLLTRRRPLPLQKLRAQLREIPAVTLWPPNQGSLPIAPERQGMAAGVWFR, from the coding sequence GTGCCCGACGCAGACCAGCGCGCTGGCGTGCTGTCCAAACGCGCTCTGGTGACCGCGTCCCACGCGGTCGAGCGCGCGGCCCTCGCCGAGGGGTCGGGCGCCGACACCGTGGTGTTCGCGCTGTTCCAGCGGCTGCCGTACTTCGAACGAGAACGCGACGTGTACGCGCGGATCGCCCGGAAGGCGGCCGTCACGGTCGTCGGCATGGTCGACTCCGGCCGGCCCGACCTCCCGCACGGCGTCACGCCGGTGCTGTTGCGGCCCGACGAGCCGATGGCGCGGGAGTGGTCGGTCGCGGTGCTGTCGCCGACGTTCGGGGCCTCGGTCGTCGCGCAGGACATGGACGAGGTCGACCCGAACGCGTCCTCGGTCGAGCGGGCGCGCCTGTTCCGCGGCCGCTGGGGCCTGCGCCGCGACGAGGCGTACGCGGAGGTCGTCCGGCTGCGTGACGCCATGGGCGACCGGCTGCCCCCGGCGGTCCGGCGGACGGTCGGCGAGGTCCTGGCCTCGGTGGAAACGCCCGCGGCGGTCGACATCGAGAGCCGCGCCGAGGCGGCACTGCGGCACGTCGCCTCCCGGCTGGACGACGCGCGCGCTTCGGCGCCGGCGGTCCCGGGCCCGGCCGTCGACCCGGACACCGGGCTGGAAACCTTGGCGGGCCTCACGCGGTGGCTCGGCGACGCGACCGACACGGTCCCGCTCGGGCTGGTCCTGGTCGCGGTCGACGACCTCACGGCGGTCGAACGGCGGTACGGCACCCGCATCCGGATGCACACCGAGCAGAACATCGCGGACCTGCTCCGCGCGGGACTGCGCCCGCTCGACCGCGCCGTCCGGCTCGGGCCGGGGGAGTTCCTGGTGGTCCAGCCGGCGGTGCCGGGCGCGGAGCTGACGTCCCGCAGCCGGCACCTGGAACGCCGCCTGGCGGCCCTGCACGCGACCTACCCGTTCGTGGACCTGCACCCCCGCACGACGACACTGCTGACCCGCCGGCGCCCGTTGCCGCTGCAGAAGCTGCGCGCCCAGCTGCGCGAGATCCCGGCGGTGACGCTGTGGCCGCCGAACCAGGGGTCGCTGCCGATCGCGCCGGAGCGGCAGGGCATGGCGGCGGGCGTCTGGTTCCGCTGA